The following DNA comes from Pseudomonas putida.
AGCAGTACCAGCGAGCGCGGCTATGAGCTGCTTAGCAAGGCGTTCGACAGGCTCACCGGTACTCGCATGCGGGCCACCTTTGAATCGACGAAAGACCGTGACGGTAGCCGGCGCTGGGTGGGCCTGCTCGATGACGTGGAGATCATCACCAGGGGCGCCAAGAACCGCATGTGCGCCATTCGGATCAAGGTATCCGACACCACATTTAACGCTGCGAAAGCCATGGATGTGTTGACCATTCCGGGCGACTATTTCGGGCTACGCAGCGCCATCGCCAAACGCATCTATGAGCTTTGCCGAAAGCATTGCGGCGGCCAGGGCCAATGGAAGATCGGCCTGACTCTGCTGCAAAAGAAGGTCGGAAGCGCCCAGGCGGAAAAGAAGTTTCGCGCCAAGGTCAAGGAGCTGGCCGAGGCCGGCAGCTTGCTCGACTACTACATGACCTACCTGCCCGACGAAGACGCGGTGTTGTTCTTCAACAAGTCCGACGCCGGCAAAGCGGCCTTGCTCAAAGCCACGCGCAACGGTATCAAGACGCCACGCAAAGCAAAGGCCGCACCCGCTGCATGAGTCATGGCAATTCGTCACTCCAGGGACCGGAAGGGGTCAATCCACTGATGTGTAAGGGTTTTTCTCTATTGATTCATGCGTTCTTGAGCTGTACCGCAGCCCCTTCGGGGGCTTTATCTGCGCATTCGTCACTCCAGGGACCGCGCCCAATTTCGCGGCCTAGCCGGTTCGTCACTCCAGGGACCGCGATTCGTCACTCTAGGGACCGCCGATTCGTCACTTCGGGGACTGGGGTTCGTCACTCCAGGGACCGCCTATTTCGTCACTCCGGGGACCAGAACCACCCGCCAGCCCAGGTAAATCAAGGCCTCGCAAAACGCTAACAACGCGCGCGCGTATTAACCTTTTAACTTAAACCTTTAACGGCTCTGATTTGACTGAGCTTGTGGATAACTCACGGATAGCGTTCGACACCGGCACCGTGCACGCGCCACGGGATCACTCCGGGTTGTCCTGATTGCCCCACTGGTACTCCCACACGGGGTCGTCTCAGAAAACGGAAAATAAAGCACGCTAAGCCGGTTGCAGCGGCCGTAGCGGCCTGAACTTGCCCGCGCCGATCTTGGCGCTGCTGCGCCAGAGGTAATCGCCGGTCAGGTTGATGTGCTCCCAGCCGAGCGGCGACAGGTACTGCAACAGGCCGTCATCGACGGCTTGACCGTGGCCACGCAAGGCGTTCGCGGCCCGCTCCAGATAGACCGTGTTCCATAGCACGATGGCCGCCGTCACCAGGTTGAGGCCGCTGGCCCGGTAGCGCTGCTGCTCGAAGCTGCGGTCGCGGATTTCCCCCAGGCGGTTGAAGAACACGGCGCGGGCCAGCGCGTTGCGCGCCTCGCCTTTGTTCAGCCCGGCATGCACGCGGCGGCGCAGCTCGACGCTTTGCAGCCAGTCCAGGATGAACAGTGTGCGCTCGATGCGTCCCAGCTCACGCAGGGCGACGGCCAGGCCGTTCTGGCGCGGGTAGCTGCCAAGCTTCCTGAGCATCAGCGAGGCCGTCGCCGTGCCCTGCTTGATCGAGGTGGCCATCCGCAGGATTTCATCCCAATGGGCGCGGACGTGCTTGATGTTGAGCGTGCCGCCGATCATCGGTTTCAACGCCTCGTAGGTGGCATCGCCCTTCGGGATGTAGAGCTTGGTGTCGCCCAGGTCACGAATGCGCGGGGCGAAGCGGAAGCCCAGCAGGTGCATCAACGCGAAGACGTGGTCCGTGAACCCTGCCGTGTCGGTGTAGTGCTCCTCGATCCGCAGGTCGGATTCGTGATACAGCAGGCCGTCGAGCACGTAGGTCGAGTCGCGCACGCCGACGTTCACGACCTTGGTGTGGAACGGCGCGTACTGGTCGGAGATATGGGTGTAGAACGTCCGCCCTGGGCTGCTGCCGTATTTCGGATTGATGTGGCCGGTGCTCTCGGCCTTGCTGCCGGTGCGGAAGTTCTGGCCGTCCGACGATGACGTGGTGCCGTCGCCCCAATGCTCGGCGAAGGGATGTCGGAACTGCGGGTTGACCAGCTCGGCCAGTGCCGCCCCGTAGGTTTCGTCGCGGATGTGCCAGGCTTGCAGCCAGGCCAGCTTGGCGTAGGTCGTGCCGGGGCACGATTCCGCCATCTTGGTCAGGCCCAGGTTGATCGCGTCGGCGAGGATCGTGGTCAGCAACAGGTTTTTGTCCTTGGCCAGGTCGCCTGACTTCAGGTGGGCGAAGTGCCGGGTGAAGCCCGTCCATTCGTCTACCTCCAGCAGCAATTCGGTGATCTTGACGTGCGGTAGGATCATCGCCGTCTGGTCGATCAGGGCCTGTGCGGTATCGGGCACCGCCGCATCGAGCGGCGTGATCTTCAGGCCCGACTCCGTGATGATGGCGTCCGGCAGCTCGTTGGCCAGCGCCATGCGGTTGACGGTGGCGAGCTGCGTTTCCAGCAGCGTCAGCCGGTCATGCAGGTACTGGTCGCAATCGGTGGCCACGGCCAGCGGCAATTCGCTGGCCTGCTTGAGGCTGGCGAATTTCGCGGGCGGCACCAGGTAGTCCTCGAAGTCCTTGAACTGGCGCGAGCCTTGCACCCAGATGTCGCCGGAGCGCAGCGCGTTCTTCAGCTCCGACAGCGCG
Coding sequences within:
- a CDS encoding replication initiator protein A, with amino-acid sequence MSSNELFDIDPDLATSPLPKRRSAAKAPLVGQDAINIDKWRKRIEAEARPGETYQQAAERLKREEAKQPKDKTPGREAVKASAGRKQVVVLETQLDFWIATGLPAIPKDERPTMEHPIYAVEDGDTRQITYEHNGNKIEIIPSVAGRATQHDKDIVLFCVSKLVAAINAGIAVSPTIETTAHELLSFTRSSTSERGYELLSKAFDRLTGTRMRATFESTKDRDGSRRWVGLLDDVEIITRGAKNRMCAIRIKVSDTTFNAAKAMDVLTIPGDYFGLRSAIAKRIYELCRKHCGGQGQWKIGLTLLQKKVGSAQAEKKFRAKVKELAEAGSLLDYYMTYLPDEDAVLFFNKSDAGKAALLKATRNGIKTPRKAKAAPAA